One uncultured Acidilobus sp. JCHS genomic window carries:
- a CDS encoding 3-hexulose-6-phosphate synthase, producing the protein MGRLVDRALECGGLLQVALDFTTLEEALRVASLLPASRSLIMEAGTPLIKSEGLKSVRLLRALPGHHLVMADTKTMDVGGLEAQMAFRAGADAMSVLLAASEETVKEAARAAEDVGADVYADSMGFQDLASWVDKARRSGADVFLIHIGIDVQRALGITAAQALDLVRKAKELFRGPVAVAGGIKPEDVRLVAGAGADIVIIGSAITKSQDPRSSTLRALEGLGSRCQ; encoded by the coding sequence TTGGGAAGGCTTGTTGACAGGGCCTTGGAGTGTGGCGGGCTCCTCCAGGTAGCCCTCGACTTCACGACGCTGGAGGAGGCGCTCAGGGTAGCTTCACTGCTTCCCGCTAGCAGGTCCCTGATCATGGAGGCCGGCACGCCCCTCATCAAGTCCGAGGGCCTGAAGAGCGTGAGGCTGCTGAGGGCGCTGCCTGGGCATCACCTAGTCATGGCTGACACGAAGACTATGGACGTTGGCGGGCTTGAGGCCCAGATGGCCTTCAGGGCCGGAGCTGACGCCATGAGCGTGCTCCTCGCCGCAAGCGAGGAAACCGTCAAGGAGGCGGCCAGGGCCGCTGAGGACGTTGGGGCTGACGTGTACGCTGACTCCATGGGCTTCCAGGACCTGGCCTCTTGGGTTGATAAGGCTAGGCGAAGCGGGGCTGATGTCTTCCTGATACACATAGGGATAGACGTTCAGAGGGCGCTCGGGATAACGGCGGCTCAGGCGCTTGACCTAGTAAGGAAGGCCAAGGAGCTGTTCAGGGGACCCGTTGCCGTGGCAGGCGGCATAAAGCCTGAGGACGTTAGGCTTGTAGCCGGCGCTGGCGCCGACATAGTTATCATAGGCTCTGCCATAACCAAGTCGCAGGACCCCAGGTCGTCAACTTTAAGGGCCCTCGAGGGACTGGGGAGCAGGTGCCAGTGA
- a CDS encoding Zn-dependent hydrolase, including glyoxylase, translating to MATNRLLGNTYVERGSPATLLFIQEGTVYVIDPGQGEDRSRRLTKDLKELGASQAVVLLTHYHSDHVEAVAALSPAEVVASSLDAPMIERPELRVLMTFDYPLNPVDPLLPYRAVPARVTQALPEGTDRYGPIEVHWLPGHTEGHLGFATPDGVLYVGDALFGDKVLEKFGVPYHKMPCKALETLKKLGSLLGKYEYVVPGHGPIVKGGEAGPLIDINERRVQEFIDGVRGLLRSPLSVDEVLRAVCQGLKASCTPENSMLIGASIKGLIRCLRDEGVLEPDLSEGTLRWRLKPS from the coding sequence TTGGCGACTAACAGGCTCTTGGGTAACACATATGTAGAGAGAGGGTCACCCGCTACGCTTCTGTTCATACAGGAGGGCACCGTCTACGTAATTGACCCTGGCCAAGGGGAGGACAGGTCCAGGAGGCTGACGAAGGACCTTAAGGAGCTTGGGGCGTCCCAGGCCGTAGTCCTGCTGACCCACTACCACAGTGACCACGTGGAGGCAGTGGCGGCCCTCAGCCCAGCTGAGGTGGTCGCCAGCTCCCTAGACGCCCCCATGATCGAGAGGCCTGAGCTGAGGGTCCTGATGACCTTCGACTACCCCCTCAACCCCGTGGACCCTCTCTTGCCCTACAGGGCGGTGCCCGCGAGGGTCACGCAGGCCTTGCCTGAAGGGACTGACCGTTACGGCCCAATTGAGGTACACTGGCTGCCCGGCCACACGGAGGGCCACCTGGGCTTCGCGACGCCTGACGGCGTGCTTTACGTGGGCGACGCCCTCTTCGGTGATAAGGTGCTGGAGAAGTTCGGCGTCCCATATCATAAGATGCCCTGTAAGGCGCTCGAGACCCTCAAGAAGCTGGGGTCGCTCCTGGGCAAGTACGAGTACGTGGTGCCGGGCCACGGCCCGATAGTTAAAGGTGGCGAGGCGGGCCCTCTAATCGATATCAATGAGCGAAGGGTCCAGGAGTTCATTGATGGCGTGAGGGGGTTACTGAGGAGCCCCTTAAGCGTTGATGAAGTCCTGAGGGCGGTCTGCCAGGGCCTCAAGGCCTCGTGTACCCCTGAGAACTCTATGTTGATAGGAGCATCGATAAAGGGCCTGATAAGGTGTCTCCGCGACGAGGGGGTTCTCGAGCCTGACCTGTCAGAGGGCACGCTCAGGTGGAGGCTCAAGCCTAGCTAG
- a CDS encoding OB-fold nucleic acid binding domain gives MAEGEEPRKVSSLRGGEDNVDIKVRVISVEPPKTIHTQRGDRTISEAIVGDETGRVKLTAWGKQAGKLEEGQAVELKGAWTTVYRGQVQLNIGSRGSIEKIEDSEVPKPEDIPETTPKAETAPGQGRGGFRRSYGRRPGGGRRYRPSGEGEEGGEEEGF, from the coding sequence TTGGCGGAAGGAGAGGAGCCCCGCAAGGTCTCTAGCCTTCGCGGGGGAGAGGATAACGTCGACATAAAGGTCCGTGTTATAAGTGTAGAGCCCCCGAAGACAATACACACGCAGAGGGGAGACAGGACAATAAGCGAGGCCATAGTAGGTGACGAGACCGGCAGGGTCAAGCTGACCGCCTGGGGCAAACAGGCCGGGAAGCTGGAGGAAGGCCAGGCCGTGGAGCTGAAGGGCGCATGGACAACGGTCTACAGGGGCCAGGTGCAGCTCAACATTGGAAGCCGCGGATCTATTGAGAAGATAGAGGACTCAGAGGTCCCCAAGCCTGAGGACATACCTGAGACCACCCCCAAGGCCGAGACGGCCCCAGGACAGGGAAGGGGAGGCTTCAGGAGGTCCTACGGCAGGAGGCCCGGCGGGGGCAGGAGGTACAGGCCCTCTGGCGAGGGCGAGGAAGGAGGAGAGGAGGAGGGCTTCTGA
- a CDS encoding putative signal-transduction protein containing cAMP-binding domain and CBS domain, which yields MAEQALVRDVMRSPLVKVLPTTPVSEVARLMVDNNVGSVVIVDEQDNLLGIVTKTDIVRETVARGLPRNVPVGEIMTKNPYYVTDDATVHEAAEIMGTHGIGHLPVLSRENMKPIGMISKRDIVRLAPHLLELVYMLRSQRA from the coding sequence GTGGCCGAACAGGCTCTGGTCAGGGACGTAATGAGGAGCCCTTTAGTCAAGGTGCTCCCGACGACACCCGTTAGCGAAGTCGCGAGGCTCATGGTAGATAATAACGTGGGCTCTGTAGTCATAGTTGACGAGCAGGATAACCTGTTAGGGATAGTCACCAAGACCGACATAGTGCGGGAGACAGTGGCAAGGGGGCTTCCGAGGAACGTACCTGTCGGCGAGATAATGACCAAGAATCCATACTACGTGACCGACGACGCTACTGTTCACGAGGCCGCTGAGATCATGGGAACCCACGGGATTGGTCACCTGCCAGTCCTATCGAGGGAGAACATGAAGCCCATCGGCATGATCTCCAAGCGTGACATAGTCAGGCTGGCGCCCCACCTGCTAGAGCTCGTCTACATGCTGAGGAGCCAGAGGGCCTAG
- a CDS encoding Nucleoside-diphosphate-sugar epimerase: protein MAASRYVIVGGVGFLGVNLAAELSRRGEVIVPARPSSVRRRPRISGELERLGAKVVIADRLDAGFLRRLGGDVYYHAAGKLGGSMKDLEKAHVKLLGDVIDAAADVGARVVYVSSIGVAAEMRGVPRGSTVVEEDRHLDPSIFIHRGPYEVTKAMGERLLVSSGERLRGKWSIVRPSFLFGPWAYQPQWTLVLRAARLGLVLSAGSRNLVFTGDVARVLADAGAGLHDGRWVYVNAPYDADLSDVGLEICRQERRRCRKVSIGWAVSLLGALPSSPLFIARRMLKTKYRFASKYLGDFRFTGLEEAVSSFLRWAAEGLSP from the coding sequence TTGGCAGCGTCAAGGTACGTCATAGTCGGAGGCGTTGGCTTCCTTGGCGTCAACCTGGCGGCCGAGCTTAGCCGCAGAGGCGAGGTGATAGTGCCCGCGAGGCCTAGCTCCGTAAGGAGAAGGCCCAGGATCTCCGGGGAGCTTGAGAGGCTCGGCGCAAAGGTCGTTATCGCTGACAGGCTTGACGCAGGCTTCCTAAGGAGGCTCGGAGGGGACGTCTACTACCACGCGGCGGGCAAGCTTGGGGGGTCAATGAAGGACCTTGAGAAGGCGCACGTTAAGCTGCTAGGGGATGTTATTGATGCGGCCGCTGACGTTGGGGCCCGGGTGGTCTACGTCAGCTCCATAGGCGTGGCGGCCGAGATGAGGGGGGTCCCGAGGGGGTCCACCGTGGTTGAGGAGGACAGACACCTGGACCCCTCGATATTCATTCACAGGGGCCCCTACGAGGTAACTAAGGCCATGGGGGAGAGGCTCCTGGTCTCCAGCGGGGAGAGGCTAAGGGGCAAGTGGTCAATAGTAAGGCCCTCATTTCTCTTCGGCCCATGGGCATACCAGCCTCAGTGGACCCTGGTCCTGAGGGCGGCGAGGCTAGGGCTGGTCCTCTCGGCTGGCTCACGTAACCTGGTGTTCACGGGGGACGTGGCCAGGGTCCTTGCTGATGCAGGCGCCGGCCTCCATGACGGCAGGTGGGTCTACGTGAACGCTCCCTACGACGCCGACCTCAGCGACGTAGGCCTCGAGATATGCAGACAGGAGAGGAGGAGGTGCAGAAAGGTAAGCATAGGCTGGGCCGTCTCCCTTCTCGGCGCCCTGCCCTCGTCCCCTCTCTTCATAGCTAGGAGGATGTTGAAGACAAAGTACAGGTTCGCGAGCAAGTACCTGGGCGACTTTAGGTTCACAGGCCTCGAGGAGGCGGTCTCCTCGTTCCTGCGGTGGGCTGCTGAAGGGCTCTCGCCCTGA
- a CDS encoding o-succinylbenzoic acid (OSB) synthetase, with protein sequence MELRKIEILEVWVRLVSPFETSFGRTVERPAILVRVEEKGGEEGWGEVVADSGPWYSYETNETAWHVIRDFIIPDLAKVSSPSDFPKVFSRIRGHNMAKAGIEMALWDLAAKLESRPLWRYIGGVNRNILSGVSVGVQPSMAELIRVVRGYLEQGYRRVKIKIRPGYDVEPVRALREGFGPDLPLQVDANAAYQLSDAEVFRALDRYSLLMIEQPLGWHDLVDHAVLAKMIRTPVCLDESITDVDDARKAYQLDAAFVINVKPARVGGLGETLRIHDFWYGVAKRPIWIGGMLETGVGRGHLVAAATLPGVRYPNDISASSRYYESDIVEPPWELNKDGTITAPERPGIGVEVLVDRVKKAVKRSLERSLS encoded by the coding sequence TTGGAGCTGAGGAAGATAGAGATTCTCGAGGTCTGGGTCAGGCTGGTCAGCCCCTTCGAGACCAGCTTCGGAAGGACTGTCGAAAGGCCCGCAATCCTGGTCAGGGTTGAGGAAAAGGGAGGCGAGGAGGGCTGGGGTGAGGTAGTGGCTGACTCAGGGCCCTGGTACAGCTATGAGACAAACGAGACCGCCTGGCACGTGATAAGGGACTTCATTATACCTGACCTCGCTAAGGTCAGCAGCCCCTCCGACTTCCCTAAGGTGTTCTCAAGGATAAGGGGGCACAACATGGCCAAGGCAGGCATTGAGATGGCCCTCTGGGACCTCGCGGCGAAGCTGGAGTCCAGGCCGCTCTGGAGGTACATAGGCGGCGTCAACAGGAACATACTAAGTGGCGTGAGCGTGGGCGTCCAGCCATCCATGGCTGAGCTGATCAGGGTGGTCAGGGGCTACCTGGAGCAGGGCTACAGAAGGGTCAAGATAAAGATCAGGCCAGGCTACGACGTAGAGCCCGTCAGGGCGTTAAGGGAGGGGTTCGGCCCTGACCTGCCCCTCCAGGTCGACGCTAACGCCGCGTACCAGCTCTCTGACGCTGAGGTCTTCAGGGCGCTGGACAGGTACTCGCTCCTCATGATCGAGCAGCCCTTGGGCTGGCATGACCTAGTCGACCACGCTGTCCTGGCAAAGATGATAAGGACCCCTGTCTGCCTGGACGAGAGCATAACTGACGTTGACGACGCCAGGAAGGCCTATCAGCTGGACGCCGCCTTCGTGATAAACGTAAAGCCCGCCCGTGTAGGAGGCCTCGGCGAGACCCTGAGGATCCACGACTTCTGGTACGGCGTGGCCAAGAGGCCCATCTGGATAGGCGGGATGCTTGAGACAGGCGTGGGGAGAGGGCACCTGGTGGCTGCCGCGACGCTGCCCGGCGTCAGGTACCCTAATGACATAAGCGCCAGCTCGAGGTACTACGAGAGCGACATAGTAGAGCCGCCCTGGGAGCTCAATAAGGACGGCACCATAACGGCGCCCGAGAGGCCTGGGATAGGCGTTGAGGTCCTTGTGGACAGGGTGAAGAAAGCAGTTAAACGCTCCCTTGAGCGTTCACTAAGCTAG
- a CDS encoding putative oxidoreductases (related to aryl-alcohol dehydrogenases), translating into MKYVRLGKSGPKVSAVGIGMWEIGSRLWGGSVEVARGIVTRAAELGVNLFDTAEVYGGGRSERALGEAVREAGLRDQVVVASKVAGFRPSAYFIIKGAEGIKRRLGFAPALLQLHWPPPTWIPLCAPLRGLEKAVKAGLAEYVGLSNFSGALLEEALHCFSSVEPLSDQVEYNLAYRTTELDVFKVTKANGLGVIAYSPLAKGALAGSPGRRSVQTGDRHFRAASGDANLLSAVKEIADRHKATMAQVALAWIVAKGAVPIPGTTKPERVTELASAAELALGDEEVARLDKASEKYLTLWGKGYSNMSSIRYVPCALQYLGIKALGGV; encoded by the coding sequence TTGAAGTACGTTAGGCTGGGGAAGTCGGGACCTAAGGTAAGCGCCGTCGGCATAGGCATGTGGGAGATAGGGTCAAGGCTCTGGGGAGGGAGCGTTGAGGTCGCCAGGGGCATAGTGACGCGGGCCGCTGAGCTTGGCGTGAACCTCTTCGACACCGCCGAGGTCTATGGAGGCGGGAGGAGCGAGCGCGCCCTCGGCGAGGCAGTCAGGGAGGCCGGGCTCAGGGACCAGGTAGTGGTAGCGAGCAAGGTAGCTGGCTTCAGGCCCTCGGCCTACTTCATCATCAAGGGAGCTGAGGGCATAAAGAGGAGGCTCGGCTTCGCGCCCGCGCTGCTCCAGCTACACTGGCCGCCGCCGACGTGGATCCCCCTCTGCGCTCCGCTGCGCGGGCTTGAGAAGGCCGTCAAGGCGGGCCTGGCGGAGTACGTGGGCCTCTCGAACTTCTCAGGCGCTCTCCTGGAGGAGGCCCTCCACTGCTTCAGCTCAGTGGAGCCCTTGAGCGACCAGGTAGAGTACAACCTGGCCTACAGGACCACGGAGCTTGACGTCTTTAAGGTGACAAAAGCTAACGGGCTGGGCGTAATAGCGTATTCGCCTCTTGCCAAGGGCGCTCTGGCAGGGTCCCCTGGCCGAAGGTCCGTGCAGACAGGTGATAGGCACTTCAGGGCGGCCTCAGGCGACGCTAACTTGCTCAGCGCCGTTAAGGAGATAGCTGACCGTCACAAGGCCACCATGGCCCAGGTGGCGCTGGCGTGGATCGTAGCCAAGGGGGCGGTGCCTATACCTGGCACCACGAAGCCTGAGAGGGTCACTGAGCTCGCCTCCGCGGCAGAGCTAGCGCTAGGCGACGAGGAGGTGGCAAGGCTTGACAAGGCCAGCGAGAAGTACCTAACGCTTTGGGGCAAGGGGTATTCCAACATGAGCTCCATCAGGTATGTGCCCTGCGCGCTTCAGTACCTAGGCATCAAGGCCCTAGGCGGAGTGTAG
- a CDS encoding Malic enzyme, whose protein sequence is MSEGEAATEEWYKLSMNLHRFYGGKIEVIPKVPVRGLRDLSIWYTPGVAEPSRAISRSPELSFELTSRWNTIAIVSDGTRVLGLGKVGPEAAYPVMEGKALLFKYLGGVDAVPLVHRFTNRDDFVRLLEAIEPSFGGINLEDIEKPKCFYILDEARRRLSIPVWHDDQQGTAVAMLAGLMNALKVVGKRLNDVRIVIFGVGAANTAFYRLLKTVGVRPENVVAVDKFGVLHPEMKDIDRLMITDPYQYQMAIETKGGGVPPGSPIERAFEGADVLVAASAPGPGIIKPEWVSRMSKDAIVFALANPVPEIWPWEAKRAGAKVVATGRSDFPNQVNNSLVFPAVFRGVLDVRAKTITDTMAVAAAVELAKYAEENGGVSEERILPTMEEWEVYPRVAAAIAVRAVEEGVARRTTTYKEELERAREIIGNARKKVDVLFERGLIPPPL, encoded by the coding sequence TTGTCAGAGGGTGAAGCGGCGACGGAGGAGTGGTATAAGCTCAGCATGAACCTGCACCGCTTCTACGGGGGCAAGATAGAGGTCATCCCTAAGGTCCCCGTCAGAGGGCTGAGGGACCTTTCAATATGGTACACACCTGGCGTGGCCGAGCCCAGCAGGGCGATAAGCAGGAGCCCCGAGCTCTCCTTCGAGCTCACCTCAAGGTGGAACACTATAGCTATAGTGAGCGACGGCACAAGGGTCCTGGGCCTTGGCAAGGTGGGCCCTGAGGCCGCCTACCCAGTCATGGAGGGCAAGGCCCTCCTGTTCAAGTACCTGGGAGGGGTTGACGCGGTCCCCCTTGTGCACAGGTTCACGAACCGTGACGACTTCGTCAGGCTCCTGGAGGCCATTGAGCCCTCGTTCGGCGGAATAAACCTTGAGGACATAGAGAAGCCCAAGTGCTTCTACATACTTGACGAGGCGAGGAGGAGGCTGAGCATACCGGTCTGGCACGACGACCAGCAGGGCACGGCGGTCGCTATGCTGGCGGGCCTCATGAACGCCCTGAAGGTGGTAGGCAAGAGGCTCAATGACGTAAGGATAGTGATATTCGGCGTCGGAGCCGCCAACACAGCCTTCTACAGGCTCCTGAAGACCGTGGGCGTTAGGCCTGAGAACGTAGTGGCTGTTGACAAGTTCGGCGTTCTCCACCCGGAGATGAAGGACATAGACAGGCTGATGATTACTGACCCCTATCAGTACCAGATGGCCATTGAGACCAAGGGCGGCGGCGTACCGCCTGGCTCACCCATAGAGAGGGCCTTCGAGGGGGCTGACGTCCTGGTCGCGGCCTCGGCCCCAGGGCCCGGCATCATAAAGCCCGAGTGGGTGTCAAGGATGAGCAAAGATGCTATAGTGTTCGCCCTGGCAAACCCTGTGCCGGAGATATGGCCATGGGAGGCGAAGAGGGCTGGGGCTAAGGTTGTGGCCACAGGCAGGAGCGACTTCCCAAACCAGGTCAACAACAGCCTCGTTTTCCCGGCGGTCTTCAGGGGGGTGCTTGACGTCAGGGCTAAGACAATAACCGACACGATGGCCGTGGCGGCCGCTGTGGAGCTGGCAAAGTACGCCGAGGAGAACGGGGGAGTCAGCGAGGAGAGGATCCTGCCCACCATGGAGGAGTGGGAGGTCTACCCAAGGGTCGCCGCAGCCATAGCGGTCAGGGCAGTGGAGGAGGGGGTCGCGAGGAGGACAACCACGTACAAGGAGGAGCTCGAGAGGGCCAGGGAGATAATCGGCAATGCGAGGAAAAAAGTCGATGTCCTGTTCGAGCGTGGCCTCATACCTCCGCCGCTCTGA
- a CDS encoding Cupin domain produces the protein MKFGRSSEVPAQDVSQVLPGTRGLFVQWLVTKDDGSDRIALRRFVMKPHGFMPYHKHKYSEAVFIVQGILKVNINGVERVLGPGDFFFTAPFEPHSIENPGDEEAVFVCAITYEDDMKLYPVSS, from the coding sequence ATGAAGTTCGGTAGGTCTTCAGAGGTGCCCGCACAGGACGTCTCACAGGTTCTGCCAGGGACCAGGGGCCTCTTCGTCCAGTGGCTCGTCACAAAGGACGACGGCTCTGATAGGATTGCCCTCAGGAGGTTCGTCATGAAGCCCCACGGCTTCATGCCCTACCACAAGCACAAGTACTCTGAGGCCGTGTTCATAGTCCAGGGGATACTCAAGGTTAACATAAACGGCGTTGAAAGGGTTCTCGGCCCAGGGGACTTCTTCTTCACTGCCCCCTTCGAGCCCCACAGCATAGAGAACCCAGGTGACGAGGAGGCTGTGTTCGTCTGCGCAATAACATATGAGGATGACATGAAGCTGTACCCTGTAAGCAGCTAA